The following proteins come from a genomic window of Dehalococcoidales bacterium:
- a CDS encoding CoA-binding protein — protein sequence MVADIDRIGLMFDPETVAVVGASNALDKWGAGIFSRVLKSPSVKRAYPINKTSAEVQGVKAYPTIRDLPEPVDFVAIVIPYPDVPEVIRDCVAMGVKAGLIITAGLGETGDEGVMLEREIVESAHQIGMRLVGPNCMGHFNTSNGFSTLRMPLPVPKGGVGVISQSGGFAMHILMSGIQAGAGFSKFVSVGNEADLHFEDFLEYLANDNDTKVITGYIEGLRKGREFFRLASEITKRKPMVVVKVGKTPAGAKAARSHTSAIAGTDEIYDAMFKQSGVIRVDEVDELFDVASAVLRQPLPRGNRVGILTGGGGFGCVTSDACSKLGLDVAQLSPYTIEKLNKVLPDRWPHANPVDTVATGNVTYPCIWPLLEDENLDALLVIGGIGMMSMMSRSMMASIQQADDSPSFIERAERIMQEYQDDEMKDLDRLIEYMDRYQKPVLIFGRGPERVSDSPISKKLQENGIVMYPTPERAAKTLAHLVQYSNYLHGR from the coding sequence ATGGTTGCCGATATTGACCGCATTGGACTGATGTTTGACCCCGAGACAGTTGCCGTGGTCGGCGCATCCAACGCCCTGGATAAATGGGGGGCCGGCATCTTCAGCCGCGTCCTCAAGTCGCCATCGGTTAAAAGGGCTTACCCGATTAATAAGACCTCTGCTGAGGTGCAGGGCGTCAAGGCCTACCCGACCATCCGTGACCTGCCTGAACCGGTGGACTTCGTGGCGATTGTAATTCCCTACCCGGATGTCCCTGAAGTCATACGGGACTGTGTTGCAATGGGCGTTAAGGCGGGGCTGATAATCACCGCCGGGTTGGGGGAGACCGGCGACGAGGGAGTGATGCTGGAGCGCGAGATAGTAGAAAGCGCGCATCAGATTGGTATGCGACTCGTCGGCCCGAACTGCATGGGGCACTTCAACACCTCCAACGGTTTCTCCACCCTGCGTATGCCGCTCCCCGTCCCCAAGGGGGGAGTTGGCGTCATCTCGCAGAGCGGTGGGTTCGCGATGCACATCCTGATGTCCGGCATACAGGCAGGCGCCGGGTTCAGCAAGTTCGTCAGTGTTGGCAATGAGGCCGACCTTCATTTCGAGGATTTCCTTGAATACCTGGCCAACGACAACGATACCAAAGTCATCACCGGCTATATCGAGGGCCTGAGAAAGGGCAGGGAGTTCTTCAGGCTGGCCTCGGAGATAACCAAGCGTAAGCCGATGGTGGTGGTCAAGGTGGGCAAGACACCGGCGGGGGCGAAGGCGGCACGGTCGCACACCAGTGCCATCGCCGGCACCGACGAGATATACGATGCCATGTTCAAGCAGAGCGGCGTTATCAGGGTGGACGAGGTGGATGAGCTTTTCGATGTGGCCTCGGCCGTACTCCGGCAACCACTACCCAGGGGAAACCGGGTGGGCATCCTGACCGGCGGTGGCGGCTTCGGATGCGTCACATCTGACGCCTGCTCCAAACTGGGACTGGACGTTGCGCAGCTTTCTCCGTACACCATCGAGAAGCTGAACAAGGTCCTGCCGGACCGGTGGCCGCACGCCAATCCGGTTGACACGGTCGCTACAGGAAATGTTACCTACCCCTGCATCTGGCCGCTGCTGGAGGACGAGAATCTGGACGCGCTACTGGTAATCGGCGGCATCGGAATGATGTCCATGATGTCACGCAGCATGATGGCGAGCATACAGCAGGCCGATGATTCTCCGTCTTTCATAGAAAGGGCGGAGCGGATAATGCAGGAGTACCAGGATGATGAGATGAAGGACCTGGACAGGCTCATCGAGTACATGGACCGGTACCAGAAACCGGTGCTAATCTTCGGCAGAGGGCCGGAAAGAGTAAGCGATTCGCCAATCTCCAAGAAGCTCCAGGAAAACGGCATCGTAATGTACCCTACTCCGGAAAGGGCCGCCAAGACACTGGCCCACCTGGTGCAGTACAGCAATTACCTTCATGGTCGCTAG
- a CDS encoding transketolase, whose protein sequence is MTQQPGEIKAPSLAEMQAIARKLRRHIVTMIGRVSSGHPGGSLSAVEIVSTLYFRVLRHNPRDPQWPDRDRFILSKGHAAPLLYATLAECGYFPVEELSTLRKLDSRLQGHPDRTLLPGVEMTAGSLGQGLSFATGVALAGRLDSKSYQVYVLLGDGECDEGQVWEAAMAAAHFKLDNLVAIVDRNELQIDGWTCDVMGLEPFNSKWSSFGWHVIEADGHDFTRLEEAFDQARMVKGQPTVIIARTTKGKGVSYMENNADFHGKAPTPEQVEIALRELE, encoded by the coding sequence ATGACGCAACAGCCTGGCGAGATAAAGGCCCCTTCGCTGGCGGAAATGCAGGCGATAGCCAGGAAGCTGCGCCGCCACATTGTTACCATGATAGGCAGGGTCAGCAGCGGCCACCCCGGTGGTTCGCTGTCAGCCGTGGAGATTGTCAGCACGCTCTATTTCCGGGTGCTCCGGCACAATCCCCGTGACCCGCAATGGCCGGACCGTGACCGCTTCATCCTGAGTAAAGGTCACGCTGCCCCCTTGCTCTATGCTACCCTGGCGGAATGCGGCTACTTCCCTGTGGAAGAGCTATCCACCCTGAGGAAACTGGACAGCCGCCTGCAGGGCCACCCCGACCGCACACTCCTCCCCGGTGTCGAGATGACCGCCGGCTCTCTGGGACAGGGGTTGTCCTTTGCCACCGGTGTTGCCCTGGCCGGGCGACTCGACTCGAAATCGTACCAGGTCTATGTCCTGCTCGGCGACGGCGAATGTGATGAAGGACAGGTCTGGGAAGCAGCCATGGCGGCAGCCCATTTCAAGCTGGATAACCTTGTGGCAATTGTCGATAGAAACGAATTGCAGATTGACGGCTGGACATGCGATGTCATGGGCCTGGAACCATTCAACAGTAAGTGGTCTTCTTTCGGCTGGCACGTCATCGAGGCGGATGGCCATGATTTCACCCGGCTTGAGGAGGCCTTTGACCAGGCAAGAATGGTTAAAGGACAACCAACCGTCATCATTGCCCGTACCACCAAGGGCAAGGGCGTCAGTTACATGGAGAACAACGCGGACTTCCACGGGAAAGCGCCCACGCCGGAACAGGTTGAGATAGCACTTAGGGAGTTGGAATAG